Proteins encoded within one genomic window of Sorex araneus isolate mSorAra2 chromosome 9, mSorAra2.pri, whole genome shotgun sequence:
- the LOC101554543 gene encoding 60S ribosomal protein L26-like, whose protein sequence is MKFCPFVTSDQSKDCKRHLNAPSHIRRKITPSPLSKELRQTYSVRSLPFQNDNEVQVVRGHYKGQQMGKFIQVYRKNYVIHIERVQWEKANGTTVHVGIDPGKVVITRLKVDQDRKKILERKSHQGGKEKGKYKEEALDKMQE, encoded by the coding sequence ATGAAGTTCTGTCCTTTCGTGACTTCTGACCAGAGCAAGGACTGTAAGAGGCATCTCAATGCACCTTCCCACATTCGTAGGAAGATTACGCCTTCCCCTCTTTCCAAAGAGCTGAGACAGACGTACAGTGTGAGATCCCTGCCCTTCCAGAATGACAATGAGGTTCAGGTGGTGAGAGGTCACTACAAAGGTCAACAAATGGGCAAATTCATCCAGGTTTACAGGAAGAACTATGTCATCCACATTGAACGAGTCCAGTGGGAGAAGGCCAATGGCACAACTGTCCATGTGGGCATTGACCCCGGGAAGGTGGTCATCACCAGACTGAAAGTGGACCAAGATCGCAAAAAGATCCTTGAACGCAAGTCTCAccaaggaggaaaggagaagggaaaataTAAGGAAGAAGCACTTGATAAGATGCAGGAATAA